The Patescibacteria group bacterium genome window below encodes:
- a CDS encoding 3'-5' exonuclease, whose protein sequence is MKLNQADHLGLDKPLIVFDLETTGLSVNDDRIIQLAYVLHRPGQGEAISEMRLFNPDYPISPEASKTHGYVNQDLLDQPLFKEQAQEIFDLFKDSYYGGFNVVGFDLPLLKREFMRSGLAFSYSPERIIDGKVIYHYMEPRNLTTAYRLYCGKELVGAHDALVDVKATDEVIIAQLAKYGWEEVRRAHEEMCEDRADVEGKFYWKDGVLYFGFSKFKNQSLAAVAQTEPGFLQWILNADFSDEVKDLVKDALRGKTPTKQ, encoded by the coding sequence ATGAAACTTAATCAGGCGGATCATTTGGGTTTAGATAAGCCCTTAATCGTTTTTGACCTTGAAACTACTGGTTTGTCGGTTAATGATGATCGGATTATTCAATTGGCTTATGTTCTGCATCGCCCGGGACAGGGTGAGGCGATTAGTGAAATGCGTCTTTTTAATCCAGATTACCCGATTTCTCCCGAAGCTTCCAAGACCCATGGCTATGTTAACCAAGATTTATTAGATCAACCGCTTTTTAAAGAACAGGCTCAAGAGATCTTTGATCTTTTTAAAGATTCTTATTACGGAGGATTTAATGTAGTGGGTTTTGATCTACCTCTTTTAAAAAGAGAATTTATGCGCTCTGGTTTGGCCTTTAGTTATAGTCCGGAGAGGATTATAGATGGAAAAGTTATTTATCATTACATGGAGCCTCGTAACCTAACCACTGCCTATCGTCTTTATTGTGGTAAAGAGTTAGTGGGAGCCCATGACGCCTTAGTGGATGTTAAAGCTACGGATGAAGTGATTATCGCCCAATTGGCAAAATACGGTTGGGAAGAGGTTAGACGGGCGCATGAAGAAATGTGCGAAGACCGTGCTGATGTTGAAGGTAAGTTCTATTGGAAAGACGGTGTCCTTTATTTTGGTTTTTCCAAGTTTAAGAATCAGAGCCTGGCAGCGGTAGCCCAAACTGAACCCGGTTTCCTGCAATGGATTCTTAACGCCGATTTTTCCGATGAAGTAAAAGACCTTGTTAAAGATGCTCTGCGAGGCAAAACCCCGACTAAGCAATAG
- the ruvB gene encoding Holliday junction branch migration DNA helicase RuvB, translated as MSKPIDPRLTTENDEASAEVGLRPRSLEDYVGQERVKANLEILIKAAKARGEPIDHVLLYGPPGLGKTTLAHIVAKELGAQIRVTSGPALEKAGDLAAILTNLQPGDILFIDEIHRLPRLIEEVLYPAMEDYALDIVIGKGPSAKMLRLDLPRFTIIGATTKASLLSSPLRDRFGMTYHLDFYEVEDLEKILERSARILGVGLENQSGKLLANRSRRTPRIANRLLRRVRDYCEVKGEGKITESLSEEAMALLEVDEVGLDKLDRKILKTIMDNFSGGPVGLSTIAAAIGEDIATIEEVYEPYLIRLGFLERTPRGRQVTPRAYEHFKEKEDDN; from the coding sequence ATGTCTAAACCCATTGACCCTCGTTTAACGACAGAGAACGACGAAGCCTCGGCTGAGGTGGGTTTGCGTCCGCGTAGTTTGGAAGATTATGTTGGACAAGAAAGAGTTAAAGCTAATTTGGAAATTTTAATTAAAGCAGCTAAGGCTCGGGGTGAGCCCATAGATCATGTTCTTTTATATGGTCCTCCCGGTTTGGGTAAGACAACTTTGGCTCATATTGTAGCTAAAGAGTTAGGTGCGCAAATTAGAGTTACTTCAGGACCGGCTTTGGAAAAAGCTGGAGATTTAGCTGCCATTTTAACCAACCTCCAGCCAGGAGATATTCTTTTTATTGATGAGATACATCGCTTACCGAGATTAATTGAAGAAGTGCTTTATCCGGCGATGGAAGATTATGCCTTAGATATTGTAATCGGTAAAGGTCCTTCAGCTAAGATGCTTAGACTTGATCTACCTCGTTTTACGATTATCGGGGCAACTACCAAGGCCAGTCTTTTATCCTCACCCTTGCGAGATCGTTTTGGTATGACTTATCATCTGGATTTTTATGAAGTTGAAGATTTGGAAAAAATACTGGAAAGGAGCGCCAGAATTTTAGGTGTGGGACTGGAGAATCAGTCCGGGAAATTGTTGGCTAATCGTTCAAGGCGTACCCCGAGAATTGCTAATCGTCTTTTAAGAAGAGTTAGGGATTATTGTGAGGTTAAGGGTGAGGGGAAGATTACCGAGAGTCTATCTGAAGAAGCTATGGCACTTTTAGAGGTTGATGAAGTTGGGTTGGATAAGTTAGATAGAAAAATACTTAAAACCATTATGGATAATTTCTCAGGTGGACCGGTGGGACTTTCCACGATTGCCGCAGCTATTGGGGAAGATATAGCCACCATTGAAGAAGTATATGAACCATACCTTATCCGTCTAGGTTTTCTGGAAAGAACCCCGAGAGGCAGACAAGTAACCCCCAGAGCCTATGAACATTTTAAGGAAAAGGAGGACGATAATTAA